A region of the Deinococcus multiflagellatus genome:
CGCGTCGGTATAGCCGATCAGGCGCATGGTGCCCAGCAGGTGGCCGTACATGGCTTCCATCTCTTCGCGGGTGGCGGTCTTGCGGGTGCGCTCGGGCAGTTCGTCCTGGCCCTGCAGGAACTCGTAGCACACCAGCAGCACCGCCTGCGCGAGGTTCAGGCTGGCGTAGTCCCCGGTGGGCACCCGCACCGCCACCTGGCACTGTTCCAGGTCACTGTTGATCAGGCCGGTTTCTTCGGGGCCAAACACCAGGGCAGGCGCGGCGGCGGCGCGCACCAGCGGGCGCACATAGGCCGGGTGCTGGGGCGGGGGCAGGTCGGCGCGCAGGCGGGCGGTGGTGCCCACGCTCAGGTCGCGGTCAGCCAGGGCCTCGCGCAGGGTGGGGTACACCCGGGCCTCCCGCAGCAGGTCAGCGGCGTGTACCGCCATCGCCACCGCCCCGGAGTCCAGGTGGTCGCAGCGCGGCGCGACCAGCCGCAGGTCGCGCGCGCCCATATTCAGCATCGCGCGCGCCGCCGCGCCGATATTGCCAGGGGTTTTGGGAGACACGAGCACAACGGCCAGATTCACGCCCCGGATGCTACCGCGCCGCCCTCCCCTGGCGCGCCCTCCGCCGAGGCCAGAATGGGCGTCTCGTCGGTCACATGCAGGCCCCAGCCCAGGTCGTGGGCGAGTTCCTCGGGGGTGTCGCCCCAGGAATCCATGCTCAGGTGGGTGGCGCCCTGGGCACGCAACCGCGCGCAGACCTCGGCCAGCAGGGCGGCGCGCAGGGGCGTGTGGCGCCACAGGGGCTGCACCCCCGGGCCGTCCAGTCGGGCCACGCGGGCACCGTCCACGTCCTCCAGCGCTGCCCGGCACACGCCGATCCCCTGCCCTTCGGCGTCCAGGGCCACCACGCTCAGCGCGGGGTCAAAGCCGCCGGCACCGGCCTGGGCGGCTTCGGGGGTCACCGCATGGTGCCCGATGCGGTCCTCGAAACTTTGCAGGGCCTGCAGGCGGACCTGCGGGGCCGCGTCGGCCAGCGACACCAGCGCCACCCTGGGCGGCGGTGCGGCGACCCGGTAGGGCACGCGGCCTTCCAGGCGGCGGTAGGCGCCTGCCTCACGCCAGCCGGCCTGCAGCAGCGGCTCGGGGGCAAAGAGGTGGCCGTCGGCAAAGGCATACACCCGACCCAGGGCCTGCCGGGCCGCGCCGGCCAGCAGCCCGGTGACCTCGGCGCGGCGCAGACCGGCGAAGACCCCGCCCAGCAATTCCGCACCGTGGGCGGGGCTAGGCCGGGCCCCGGCGGCGCCCACCACCACCTCACGCGCCTGCCCGGTCACCAGTTGCACCTCTGAGACCAGCCACGCGGCCTCGCAGGTCTCGGCCATCCAGGCGACGTCCTCCGGGCCAGCGTCGTACAGGGCGGCCAGGGCAGGCGTCAGTGCCTGCGGGGCCACCGCTTCGACCTGCAGGTCGCCCAGTTGCACTCCGTCTCCCTGGGCTTCTGGCGCGGTC
Encoded here:
- a CDS encoding RNA methyltransferase, yielding MNLAVVLVSPKTPGNIGAAARAMLNMGARDLRLVAPRCDHLDSGAVAMAVHAADLLREARVYPTLREALADRDLSVGTTARLRADLPPPQHPAYVRPLVRAAAAPALVFGPEETGLINSDLEQCQVAVRVPTGDYASLNLAQAVLLVCYEFLQGQDELPERTRKTATREEMEAMYGHLLGTMRLIGYTDAVRARHTLRLWRAMLDRALMTSAESRLFRGLLRQVAWKVEDAARRGTAEPRPAQDAAGGENGDDQTP